DNA sequence from the Mauremys mutica isolate MM-2020 ecotype Southern chromosome 9, ASM2049712v1, whole genome shotgun sequence genome:
ttgttttttaaattcatgtTTTTTGAACATTTGGCATTGGCAATAACTGAGCAGGAGGAAGATTTCTTTggagaaatcttggccccattgatcccaatgggagttttgatatGAACTTCAGTAGGGCTAGGATTTACTGAGGAGTTACTACAAGACTTACAATCTGCCTGGAGAAAACTGTGCACCAATCATCTTCACCGCTCCATGCCATATCCCCTAGCATATCCATTAGTGGAATCCAACTAAAGCAAGTTGACAGTTTTACCTATCTTGGACACATCATTAGGATGCCTGAATATCGATTCCCCAGAAAAATTTTCTTTGGGGAATTGGCACAAGGACACTGGAATCAAGGCCGCCCCAGAAAGCACTATAAGAACAGCACACACTGTGGTGCAATAAAACCGGATGATCTTGAGAAGGCTGTGTTAAATAGATCAGCATGGCAACACACAGCACTCAGAGCTCTCCAAGCCTTTGAAGAGGACAGAAATAAACGATTTTTAGCTGGAAGGGAAAAATGCCATACTACTGCTATAGCTATCAAGATGCTCACCTATGACTTTGTCTGCCCGATCTGCTCACGAGAATGTGCGTCACGCTTTGGACTTCAGAGTCACTCCAGAATCCACAAAAAGAGAGAGCATGAAAACATCATTTTCAAACCgatggaaaacacacacacacacacacacacacccctgcttccTGTGTGGGACTACACAACCAGTGAGACACCAAACTGAAAACATTATCAAAACAAGTCTCACTACTTGGTCATATCCCGAAGGCATTCTAGCATTTCTATCAGCTTCTGGAAGTTGTCTATTTCAAATGACACCTTCCTTGCTGATGGTGTACAGGCTTTTCTCTGACTGTTCCGAGCAGTAAAGAATTGGAGTCCCGTTGATGCATATATCCTCTGTCAGAGTAACCATAATTTGAAAAGTCTGTCTTATTAAAAATATCCCTGTGTATACAGCAGTAATAGAGTATGGCAGCACACACTGGCAACAGGTCACTCTGGATGGGATCCTCAAAGGGGCTTAGGCATTCTGTTACTGAGCACCACTGGCATGGAGGCTGTGGGGGGCATGGGAGGTGGAGTTTAGGGGCTGAGGATCTGGGTGGGTGAAGTGGGGTTGAAGGGTTTGGAGAGAGGAGATTGAGGTAGACTCACTGAGAGGGGAAGGGTTAAGGGGCTGGAgtcaggtgggggcagagggcagggcttAGCAGATTTGATCCTGAGCCATGCAGTTGAATTGCTGGATGGGGTTAGTACTTTTCTGTAATCCCCCCCATGCTGCGCTAATGCCTTGTGGTGGCCAGGCTGGGCCTTGCCTCTGGCCAAATGCCTGGACCTGAGCCAGcactgccccagcctgctccagggCCCTGCTGGTGTTACTAAAACACGGTGGTGGAGTTCGGACGACTGGGTGGGGTGTGCCCATTCCAGTCTGCACAGTAATAAAGGCCTGGCAGTGGCAATGCTGTTCACCAGGCCTCCCCTGTggcacccccagagccagctcctcagcctccatccctctccccacgGGCAGGGAGTTCCCTGCCAGCTCGGCACCACATTGCCTCTGAAGCCGGAGCAGCAGCACTACCAGCTATGGGACAAGATTTTACTCTGTGTGAGGGAGAGGGGGCTTGTCCTCCCCACTTGTGGAGCCCCCATAGGCACCTCAGTCATTCCTTGTGGGAATGGGTTAGGCCTCGTGCCAGACACAATAGTGGGAGGAGAAGGTAATGGTAATGGTGTCACCCCCCACTGCTCATCTTATAACTCTTACCCCAGTGCTCAGAGCACCTTCCTGGGTTCAAGTCTCCCCTCCCTGGAAGAGTGGGAGAAAGACGAGCAATCCCTGTTCAAAGCCTGAGTGCTCTACCCACTGAGCTGTGAGATATTCTGTGGTggttccctcaatctctcctgtgggTTAAATCATGAGCAAGTGACTGGCGCAAGGGAATAGACTCTCACATGGGTGCcccaacccctggtctacagtCATTCTAacactctggcccaatgactgttGATAAATAAAATTCTCATTGAAGGATAGAGAGGAAAATATGACTCTGCAGTCCAAGGGTTGGGGCACccatctgggaggtgggagatatGGGTCCAGTCCCCCTATTCCATTCACTCTTCTATTAGTTACTACTGGGGCCTACAGTCATTGAGTGAAATTTACCTGAAAACTTAGGTACTGAGTGAGTGTGAGTGCCTACAGGgttcagctagggtgaccaggtgtccggttttcaaccagaacacctgGTAAAAAAAGGGATcttggcggctccagtcagcactgctgactgggccattgacTGTCTGGTTGGTGGTGCCACACagaggggctggcaggctccttgcTAGCCTCTGCACTgcgcggctcccaggaagcagccggcatgtcctgtttccagctcctatgcgtaggggcagccagggggctccgcacgctgcccctgccccaagtgctgcccccgcagctcccactggctgggaaccacagccactgggagctgcggtggtgatgcctgcggatggggcagcgcacagaacctcctggccgtgcctccgcataggagACGGAGAGGggatatgccgctgcttctgggagctgcttgaggtaagcgccgcccagatcctgcaccccgacccccccTCCTGggcaccaaccccctgctccagccctgatccccctccctgaCCTCCGAAcctctcggtcccagcccagagcccactcctgcaccccaaatctctcATTCGCAGTCCCTcatcagagcccgcaccctcagctggagcccacaccccccgcatcccaaccccctgccccagcccagaaccccctcccacacccataacctctcatttctggcctcaccccagaacctgcagccccagcccagagtcagttcctcctcccacaccccaaccccctgcctcagactGGAGCCCCTTCTCATACTCCGAATCCCTTGGCTccaccctccagcccagagccccctcctgcaccccaaacctctcatccctggccccaccccagatcccgcatccccagccagagccctcaacccctcctgcaccccaaccccctgagccagcccattGAAAATGAGCgactgagtgagggtggggacagcaagcgacagagggagggggggatggagtgagaggtgggcagggcctcagagaaggagcGGGGCATGGGCGGGGGCCTaggaggaagggaggggcggggcagggcagggcaagggtgttcggtttttttttttggttttttttttgagtggAATCAGAGTTTATTGGGGTGGTTCCTGCAGCTTTAACGGTTCGACTTGGCCACACGCTCCAGCTCGTCCTTCTTCTTGATGGCATAGGAGTTGGAGGAGCCCTTGGCAGCATTGATGAGTTCGTCAGCCAGGCACTCAGCGATGGTCTTGATGTTGCGGAAGGCGGCCTCGCGGGCTCCGGTGCACAGCAGCCAGATGGCCTGGTTGACGCGGCGCAGCGGGGACACATCCACGGCCTGTCTCCGGACTGTGCCGGTACGGCCAATGCGGGTTGAGTCCTCCCTGGGGCCGCTGTTGATGATGGCGTTCACCAGGACCTGCAGGGGGTTCTCCCCGGTGAGCAGGTGGATGATCTTGAAGGCGTGCTTCACGATGCGCACGGTCATGAGCTTCTTGCCATTGTTGCGGCCATGCATCATCATGGAGTTGGTGAGGCGCTCCACGATGGGGCACTGGGCCTTGCGGAAGCGCTTGGCCGCATAGCGCCCGGCACTGTGGGGCAGGTACTTGGCGTACTTCTCCTTCACTGCAATGTAGTCCTGCAGGGAGATGTCATTGATCTGGACATCATCCGTGCTCCATTTCCCAAACAGCTTGATGTCAGGGGTCTCGGCCACAGCAGGTGCCGTCTCCCACTCGGTCATTATGGCGGCAGCTCCAGCGGCGTCCAGCCCAGGAAAGAGAACTTTGtgagagtagaaagttggcaaccctaggttcAGCCAGCATTCTGTGGATtacagtggagccaaaactgggacttaagcacctaaatcacAGACCTACCTGCCTGTCTGGggttttggtgcctaaatacctttggatcTGGATCTCTACTCCTGTCTAAACTGTAAGACTGTGCTCTCTTAGAACTACCATACAATTTCCCAGTTGACAGCCAGCTATCAGTGAGTTCAAATCTTTTATAGCAATGTTGGAAAGCCAACTCTGTGCTCTTTGCTTTAGCATCAGACCTGATGACTGTGTTTGCTACCAAAACCACATTTGTTATTTGTTGTGGTGTCCCAGTAGGAGCCTCAGTCGTGGACCAGGTCCCaatggtgctaggtgctgaacaaacacaggACAAGATGTGATATGAATCAGCAGTACTGAAATGGATAAGTGATAATTAACAACAGACTTCCCTTGCTTTCATTACCCATCATGTTTCCAGTCCAAGTTTGGATTAGCATTCAGTCATCACTGCTAATATCTTCCTTTATTGTGGCTAATTTGACTAGTTCATCTTTTTGAGAACTCAACATAATTAGCAACAGTGGATTAAGTAATAATAGCAGATGTCTAGGGAGCAGCAAGCATGTACTTTAACATGCTCAGCAAGGGAGAGCTCATTGCTCCTGGTGGCCATCTTGTAAAGCAGCCCATGAGCAATTTGTAGCATTTCATGGGCAATGTAACCCCTCTAATTGTGATTGACAGGCCTATCAAAGCTGAAAAGCATCTCAATAAAACAGATTGTGCAAGTAGAATTGTCCCGTTAAAGCCACAGGTCACCAATTAAATGTAATGGGAAAGAATTGTTTCCCTGCTTTTTGCCCTGCTAATGCCGCTGCCTCAATTAACTGTGTCCCATTACTGTGGTTTTTTTCAACTGTACAAAGACGAGCCAAGGACACATGAACGTAACATGAGCTAGGAAGATTCTATGAGTGCCAGGAAGTTAAAGCTGCTGTCTTCTGACTGGCTGTACTTTCATTCCTCTTTATGGATGTGGGAGCAGTTCAGAGCCTGCTGTATGTGCACTCTCTTGGGTGTCTGTGAGAGACTGGCTTTTCCAGGGACTCGCTCATAATATCTTTGATTAAACCCTAAAGAAGAGTTTGTTTCCTGGGCACCCACAGCTCTTTGTATTAGTGCCACTGTAATCCACTAGTGAGTGTGTTACAAACTCCCAAAGCTATGGGTTTGTTATGGCCCTCGCTAGAGTGGCTTGCCGTTTAGTTGGTGCTTTTAGTTctgaaggtccctggttcaatttCTGGTGTGTGGGCCAAGAGAGCAGCTGTTGTGCTCTGATAACAAAGCCTCTGCAGAATAATTCCTGCTCTCAGCTGTGCCACCCACCCATGTGGGCACAACCTCCTCGTTGTCAGCCATTGGGGACTTGGAGGACACATTTGAATGAGACACGTATCCAACTTCCTCCTTAGCATGCTTAAACCTGACCTACTGGTTGCAGGGTGGCTCCCTGCTTCTGAATGGCTGCTGTCTGCCAGAGGTGAGACCagatgctc
Encoded proteins:
- the LOC123377616 gene encoding 40S ribosomal protein S5-like produces the protein MTEWETAPAVAETPDIKLFGKWSTDDVQINDISLQDYIAVKEKYAKYLPHSAGRYAAKRFRKAQCPIVERLTNSMMMHGRNNGKKLMTVRIVKHAFKIIHLLTGENPLQVLVNAIINSGPREDSTRIGRTGTVRRQAVDVSPLRRVNQAIWLLCTGAREAAFRNIKTIAECLADELINAAKGSSNSYAIKKKDELERVAKSNR